The genomic stretch ACTGGAGAGATAACTGGCAGTctgtttgttttaggtcaacattttTGGTGGTCCATATGGGGACCAGAGAAGATCCTCAATGGCTCTGGGCTGGTGGGCAAACAAGTGTGGTACCCACAATCAAGCCCATTGAGTTCACTGTTTTCCTCAATGACCCTGGAGTTTGAAGGTACATCTTTCTCCTGGATCTGAGCTCATGCCCTCTTTGCCGTTTGAAGTTCTCTGGGCTTTATTCAGGATCTATTTTAAGGTTTTATCTTTCTTGTTAAGGCCTTGTTCTATGTGCAAGTACTTGTTTGGCACATTGGTCTGATTTTGAGATTAAACTGTTTCTACTGAAGCTGGTTGAGAAGTTGTCAGCCCATTCCTTTGGGAACAGGAGCTGCTTCACTGAAACTGTCAGTTCAGCTGTTGGCCCATTCCTTTGGTACAGGGGCTGTTCTCTGGAAACTGGCTGAAAACCCTTGTCTGGCTTCTCTGGGGTCAAGCTGTTTCCTTAGAACTGGCTGGTATTAGCTTGTAGGTTGTGTGAGTTGCAAgctgtttgaaaattattcttttattccagagaaaaacctctgagaaatgggaccccagttatctaaatattttgcttttgccCCCCACCCTCACCGCAGGGACTCTAgccaattttatgtttaaaaactgtgGTCCTTTCTCATGTGCATTTCTAGCTAAATGGACTGACCCAATCAAAGGCAAGTTAGGATCTCAACAGCCATCACAGGGAACTTTTGAAATCCCCAAACTTAATTTTCCTAAAACCAAATTGGACCACAACAGTTCAAAACTTTCTAGAACTGAGTGGAATGCTTATTTTGAGGCTTCCAAATACTATCAGGAGTCTAAAATTGCCTCTCTGCAAAATAAGATCTTAAGGTTAACTGAGGcaaacaaataattaaagaaagataaaatggctcCTGAAGCTTTAGGCTCTTGTTCTTTGGCTTCTTTGTCTCAGGCTGCATCTCTGACCCCATCTTGAGTCTCTCCCTTGGCTCCTTGTGACCAGGCTCTGCCTCTGGCaccatcttcctccttcccttctatgCTGCCTGTACTTCCTCTATATCCTTAGTTCCCCTATACTAATTCCTTTACTGAACTTCCCCTTCTTTCTGAAATTCTCCCCACTCCTTTTTCCTCTGAACTTGTCAGAACCTGTTCCTTTAAAATTAAGCTGTCTGAGGATCCAGAGCCTTAATTTCTCATACTCCTTGGACTAAAGCTGAACTGTGAACCATAGTCAAAGATTCACCCAAAGTAAACAAAGACCCTCACAGATTTGCTCAGGAATTTACTATAGTCATTCGAACTTACTGacctggtttctctgacttatatcagatagttcatatgcttgttggtAAAGGTCAGGCCCAGCATTTGATGAAAACTGCTAATTGAGGAAATCCTGACAGGTCTCTAAAATTACAACCAAGAAACCTGCTAACTTATTACATGGCTTGAGCAACCACTAGGCGACTCCATCACGTGACTCCTAGGGCTTTTCCAAAGCCTGTTGATTGGAAGAAAATTTCAGGCTTGCACACGAAAATCTGACAAACCTATTCATGATGATTACAGTTGACTtcagattgtttttaaagaaaattctggtctttCTATAGAGATTGATTCCACTCAGGAAGcttttaattctatatttattaatGGGTTGAACTGGGATCTTTCCCTTCTATAAAAAGGACCAGACGGAATGGGAAACTACATCCACTCCGGATTTAGTGAATCTGGCAAACCAGTGCTCTCACACGCTAGATGACTCACCTATAAGGAAGACGgccaaaattcttaatcttcaacCCCAGAAAATGGAGTCTCCTAAATGAGACCAGAACCCTCCTAGTTTCTCTTGTTATTGCAAAGAACCAGGACTTTGGAAAAGAGATTTTACAAATTCAAGCACTTCAGGTACATTTAGCCCTCTAAGCTTCCATTCCAACATCCTCCCAATTCTCAGTGATGAGGCTCCAAGGAACTACAGGGGTTCCTCCCAATCCTTCCTCTTAATTGGcttggagaaacatttctccaggTTGCGGATGAATCCCTCCTGTCCTAACAGACATCAGAGCCACACTCTCAGTGCTCAACCGCACTACTATAAAGCAGCCCCTGCCTCAGAATACTAAAACAATTCACATAGTGGGGATCTCTAATGAGCTGCAAGAGAGTCCTGTCTCTGAACCTATATCCTTTCATTTAGGTCCTTTGAGACATACACACTCTTTTCTCCTTAGTTCCCCTGTCCCTAGCCATTTATTAAGCTGAGACTTCTTAGAGAAGTATCTTGCTGGAATTTCTTTCTCCCAGAAGggggaaataattctagaatttgacCACAGTCATCAAACAAGCCAaccaggtgaattaaatgacCCTGTGACATCTTTTATTTGCTCCATGTCTCACGGCCCTAGAACTGATTTTGGAAACACTGCTTATTTGTCCCTATTGAATTAGGAGCTACCATCCTCCTTATGGGCAAAATCTCCAACTGATATTGGCAAAATTCACAGTGCACCTCCCATCAAGATTCAGATAAATCCCTCGATACCTCTTCCCAGAATTAATCAATACCCTATAAGTAAAAAAGCCCTTCAAAGCATAAAGCCTATAATAGAAGATCACAAGGCTCAAGGCCTTGGATTTAACAATAATTCTCAGTCATAAAACTGAATAAACCCAGAGACTCTCAGATAAACCTCCTGTGTTGTCTTGCATAAAAAACTAAGATAGGAAAGGGAGAGGAGTCTCCCAGCATCACTTCAAATGAAATGACCTCAGTAGATAACTTCTGTGGCCAGCATATCCCCCTCCTGACACTGCCTGTGCTTTGATTTCATGAGGGGATACCTAGATTCATTTTCACCTATTCCTCACCCAATGCCACACAGCTttcggggtcttagttccccgaccaggaatcgaacccagggcccctgcagaagtgcagagtcctaaccactagatcgccagggaattcccatcccTTCCACTTTCTAAAGATAACTCAGCTACGTCTTTTTGAGCAGCATCATTCATACCTTAGATGAATGTTTTCTTCTGTCAGGTGCTGtatggtatatttaaaattttcttccgcTTCAGCAAGCTTGGTCTGGAGTGTTTTCTCCAGATTTGCCACCATAGCTTTCATTTTAATAGCCGTCTTTCCCAAATTAGAGTCACCCAGGCTTCCTCCCTCCAAATCCTATCCCCACTCCAGCCAGGACTCACTTCTCTCTGGAGTTCCATCTGGGTTTGGTAGAGGGTTGTGTTAAGTGATTCTAGGATAAGAGCTTGAGCATGCAACTCTTCCTCTATGACCTGTGTAAGAAGAAATTGTTTCAGGACATCATGATGATGTCTACCCATTTATGCTCTTCTCCAGGACACCTGGATTCGAATATGAAAGCATCAACTTTAGCTACTCCCTCTCCTGCCCTGTTACTACGCCCTGTTCATTCTGCTTCGTGTCTCACTCGTCTGTACCCTTCTTTTCAGCCTCACTATCACTGCCCCAGAGCCAGCCCTCACCACAGCTCACACGGATTGTCAAAATAGCTACCAGTCATCCATTcattaaacaagtatttattaaatagtatGAATTCCCACTACATGactttctggaaaatgcaaaaccatagagacagtaaaaaggccagtggttgccaggagttaggaAGGGAAGCAAGGGACGAATAGGACGACTGAGGACTTTTAGGGAAGAGAAACTATTCCGTATGATACTGCAAAGGAGGCTACATGGCATGATACCTGCGACAAAACCTATAggatgtacaacacaaagaggaaaccctaaggtaaactatagactttagttaataataatgtattgatatgggttcatcaactgtaacagaTGTACCGCACTaaggcaagatgttaataataaaggaaattgtgtgtgtgtgtgtgtgtgtgtgtgtgtgtgtagggggaagaaatctctgcactttctgcttaatttttcagTAACCCTaacactgctctaaaaaaatagtttgttaattaggggaaaaaaacccgcAAAACCTACTACTGTATTAGGCATCAGGAATATTatgatgaacaagacagataaAGTTCTTACTTTTATGGGGATCCATTCTAGTGAAAGAGatgcaaaaaaagtaaataaagtaaatacaataaataaattgaaaacaaaccAAGGATGTGGATAGAAGATGCAGTGTAAGTGCAGGGAAGGGATAAGTGTGGAATCTACTTTAGATAGATGCTGAAGAGACTATAAAAATGAACCAGATGGGCCTCTGCTTTCAGGTGCAGCCCCATTAAACTCCTACATGTCATCAGGGCTCTTTGCACCAAAAGAGCATTCTCCCACGATGTATAAACTGGAGAGGTACCATCATTTACTGCAATGGCATTGGGCAAAGCTCTGTACCAGGtcatttttcattctctcatttatttattcattcaaaaatcacTTGCTATGTACTGAAGGTCCGTGATATGCCAGACTCTATTCTAGAAACTGAGGAGCAGTGgcaaagaaaatagacaaaaatccctgACTTCATTGAGTTGATCAGGTTTGATGGTTATAAGTCTgtgtagaaaaatgaaacaggagaaaggACATGCTGGGCAGGTTGTTGAGCCTTTAAATAGAGTAACCcctgagaaggtggcatttgaagAAAGACCGGAAGAAGGTAAGGAAGCGAGCTGTGTGGATATCTGGGAAAGAGCTTTCCAAGAAGGGAAAACACCAAGTGCAAAGACCCCAAAGTGGGAGCAACCTGGCCCGTTAAAGAAACAGCAAGAAGTCCAGTGCCATTGGAGCTGCATGATGGAGGGAAGGAATAGAATAAGATGAGGCTGGGGAAAAGAACCACCAGCAGGCAGAACCATCCCTGGACCAAAACAGGACTGGGAAAATTCATGCTTCCACTAACCAGAGTATAAAAACCCCTTTTAAGACACAGAGCATTGGGTAGCTTACTCAGAGGGATACTGTCTCAGTAGTAGGGAAAAATTAGCCCTAGATCAAGACTGCTTTAATTTtgcctaacaaagcttaaaaccAAGGCTTGAaaaatcaaactgtttccaagtaactgaaccccagaacaaagctcaaccatatttaaaggaatacaaaaatatttagcaCCTAATAAGGTAAACATCACAATGGCTggcatccaataaaaaaattaccagaCATGCAAACAAGCAAGAAAATATGACCATTCATGAGGAGCAAAATCAATTAATTGAAAaagacccagaaatgacacaaGTGATAGAATTAGTAGCCAAGCTCATTAAAGCCGTTATTATAACACACTGGGTCTACCTTACACCAAAGCCCATCCCTTTACCTTGTGGGACATTGTGGTCTGTTTGTCCATCAAGGGTGAAGCCCTGCCTGGGCTCTAAAATATCATGCCATGCTTTCATAATGGCTAATCTTTTCCCAAACATGTCCATTCTGGATCCAAATTAAATTCTCAGTGGAAGAGGAACCACAAGGCAGTTTGTGGGTTTAAACAGTTTCCCTTCTGGTGTCTCCCTCATGGAAGTGCTGTAATTTGTCCCAGAAGAAAAGTTCCTAGAGAGGCTGGGGGGTGAGGTTCACTCAGAGTTTTAAGGAAATGCTTGAAGGCAGCATTCCCAAGGGGCAGTATTGTATTTTTCAGAGTTCAAAAGGAAGAATCTGGCGTTTTATTATTTAAGGCCCTTTTGTGGTTTGAGCCTTACGAGAAATAGGAGGCATTTAACATTGAAGATCACACAGTATATTGTTCATACACTTGTTCAGATCTGGCTCTAAAAAGACAACAAtggctttctttttcagatagttctaAAATTCTTTTGACTTATTGAATCCAGTAGGCTCAGCTTTAGATCTTCTGTTTTTTAATGGTTTGGGGAAAATTATCATAGATTCCATTTTATTGAGAGTGTATCATTTTAGTGATACATTTGTAAGAGGCTAATttcacaggaaaaatgaaaaaacttacCTCTTTGGTCTTTCTCAGCTCCTCTAATTGCAAGGTGTCCCTTTCGTGTTGTTTTAAGAGctcctaaaaataattttgtttggaaAAGGTCAACACTGGGGTTCTGGCACTTCTTTCAGAAAATTAAGAAAGCTGGAATAGGATTCAGGAATATAATATTCACCAAAGTTTAGATGTTGCTTTAATGAAGCACACATTATAAACTAATGACATGACATGTTGAagttaaataatgaaaatcttACTCATGTTCAACCTTAGTGCATcgagaaatattaaaagaaatcatattttcattaaagccttttcttttgtttgggtACAGATTTAATACTGTTAATATCCAGTTCTCCACAGATTGAAGTTTATATTCATTGGAATCCCACTCAAAATACCAACAGGCTTTCTTAAcaagataattataaaatttatatagaaatacaaaggatatagaagagccaaaataatcttgaaaaacaagagcaaagttggaagatttttctccctgttttcaagctacagtaattaagacactGTGTTGTTGGCCTAAATATAGACAAATAGTTGAATGGAACAAAATGAAGAGTCTACCCCCTGCCCCCTCAAATACAACAAAGACACCAAGGTAACTCAATGGAGAAAGGGACATCttttcagcggccatggctcacgggcctggctgctccgcggcatgtgggatcttcccggaccggggcacgaacccgcgtcccctgcatcggcaggcggactcccaaccactgtgccaccagggaagcccctcttctgtctttttaaaataacattcctAGTGTACCTTGGTTTGAAAACAATACATGTTCTCTTTAGAGAACTGGAAAACCAGCAAGGTACaaatatcatcttttaaaaatgtaagataaaagaaaggaaggagattaTAGAAATTCTTCTCCCTGTGGCGATTAGTCTATAAACTCAGAATTCTGAAGGGTACACACTTTGTCCTTCCCAAAGGCAGCATAAATAATGGGATAAATGGCCCACACAACCCTTACAGGTTTTAAGGCCATACAAATTACAGTGTGCCCATTAGAATTTAATGAAACACcatcattttacaggtgaggaaacttgTTGAATTGGAACAGTATTACGTTTGTAGAccttttaaatatactttaaacagTGTTTTCACATTCTTATCACTCTGATAAAGGCAGGTATTCTTGTCCTTGATtcccagatggggaaactaagacTTAAGGAGGTGAAGGGACTTGTTCAGACCCCAAAACTAGGCCACAGACCCTTCAAACTTCTGGGGGTAGGGAGGACATTGCTTGACATGGTTTCCCTTTTTTCAGTTTCATTCTCAACCACTTGCTCTTCCTGAGCTGGAGAAGGAAACCTCGAAAGCCTAGCCAGAGTCCACCCATGGCCGTAGGAGTTCCTCTGTCCTGGATCTGCAGGGTCAGCCTCCACCCCCTCATCAGGGTCATTCTCCCAGGTCCCAACCGTACCTAGTTTATCCTGGGCAGCCAACTTCTCTGCCTTCAAGGCTGCTTTGTAGTTTTTCTCCAGCTCACTGAACTGTGCTGCGGGAGTCTCCTCGAACTCCCCATGGGACCCCAGGAGAAGGCCACAGTCATCCGTGAAAAGTTCACCTGACCCCACCTTCCTTCCTCATGCAGGCAGCTGGTGGGCAGGCTGCGGGGCCCTCACTTCCGGATACATTCTCCCGACATCCATCCAGAAAAGGGTGAGGAGGTCCCTGTTTTCACCATCCGCTATTTTGCATGGAGACATCAGGGCGCCATAGATGCCCCCCAAGAGCACATTCTTTGCTTACAATCCTTTTGGGAAACTGTGGGCTGATTAACACCCAGGATAATTTTAGAGCCCAAGGTCTCTCCAGCCTCCATTCCAGGAGGCAGACGTTGGCAGTGTTCAAGAGGAGTGTTAAAATAAAAGgccatatggggcttccctggtggtcccgtggtaaagaatccgccttccaatgcaggggacgcaggttcgatccctggtcggggaactaagattccacatgccacggagcaactaagccctcgtggctcaactagagagcccgcgtgccgcaaactacagagcccatgtgctcaagagcccgcgtgccacaactagagagaagcccgcgtgccacaacgaagagcccgcatgcctcagtgaagatcctgcgtgccgcaactgagacccgacgcagccaaaaataaaaaataataataataagtaaataaaataaataaatattaaaaaataaaataaaaggctgtATGAGCTGTCAAGCCAAgaaaagacacggaggaaccttaaatgcatattggtAAGTGCAAGAAGTCACTGTGAAAGGGCTACaggctgtatgattccaactatgtgacattttggaaaatgcaCAGCTACGGAGGTAGTCAAAAGATCAGTGGTCGCCAGGGgttagtggggagggagggatgaataggcagagcacagaggatttttagggcaatgaaattattctgtatgattctATAATGGCGGATACGTGtcactaaatatttgtcaaaacccatagcaTGTACAGCATCAGGAGTGgatcctaatgtaaactgtggacatTGGGGGATAACAGTGTGTGTCAGTGTAGGCGTCATTGATTGTAGCAAACGTCGCGTGTTGGTGTGGGACGTCAGCGATGACAAAAGTTTGTGCAGGTATATGGGGCCCGGGGGTGTGTGGGAATTCTCTCTACTTTATGCTCTTTTTtcctgtgaacttaaaactgctttaaaaaataaagtctattagtAAATAagtcaattaattaaaaaattttttaaaaagcaagtttgtGACACTTGGGAAGACTTCTCTCCAGCAGGACTACTGGGGCTGCTCTGGTGCCCAGCAGGAGGTGTGGAAGGGGACTTGGTGGGTTTTCTCACTCTCACAGACAACACacctcctttttcttccccttggTTTGTCTCTGCAGCTCTGGCTCCTGCCCTTCCCATACCTTCTTCCGATTTTGCCCAGACCTTGACCTAGTAGCCAGGGACAGTAGAggtgagaggaggaagaggaggggcgTGGAGAGAGACCAGGCTGAGAACAACAGTAGTTTACCATGGAAACCTCCTAGAGAACCAAAAAACAGCTCTTCTCGGCAATCAACTGAAAGGgagattataattgaaatgaaatttgGATGAGAAATTACAAAGGCAGGAATAACCTTCTCCGGGCTGTATTTTAGTGACCTCAGATCAAACCATCCTGCCCTCCAGACATGTCTCTTATCTCCCCTACCCCTCGCCACCCAGTTCCATTTGGCGTTGTCTGAAATCCCAGTGAACTGAAATCCTGCAAGGATGCAGGAGCCTTAGGGCCTTCAGTACACAAGAACTTGTGCCAGAAAGCATACCTCCTCTTGCTTTCAAAGTTCTTCTGCATCTCAGCACAGCGGAGATCCATGTCATTGGAGAGCTAGAAACGAGGCTGGCATTTACAAGACAGGATTGAGGACCCCACTCCCACTCCAACCTGCAACTTCTGAGAAGTCTTCCCATTCACGGGGTATGCGCCTCTCCCCAAGCCTTTCCCGTTGTGTTCGGCAGTGCCAGAGAGCACATCGTTACTGAGGGAACGGGACGATTCTTGCCTCGCTCTATGTTGTCTGGTACGTAATCAGTTCACAAAGGGTGCATGGAAACCATCCCTTTCACTATTTTGTGGGCAGGTCTGGTCTCTTTGGCTGGACTGTAATCTCTTTGTAAGATCATGGCCTTTGGATTTTTGGATACGTAATTCAATTGAGCAATTGTTTCTTGTGCAAAGGGCTTGACCTGGAGGAGCCAAAGAAGCCTGAGACTCAGACCCTGCTTTGATGAACTTAAAACCAGTGTTAATAAATCCTCATTGGCAGAATGGCTCTGTTTCTGGAAGCAGGAAGTGCTCAGTTCCAGGTGAACCTCCCTTCTAACACACACACATCGGGTCCTCTGGCCAGTGCCTCAGGAGGAAAAGACACCGCCAGCCGAGACAAGGGCTCGAGCCAGCACACCCCCCTTCTGCACAGTCACACAACAATGTAGGGTGTTCACAGCTGGGAGAATTTTAAGAATCACAATCTGAGGTCCCTCGATGGAAATAATCTCTAAATATGTCTTCAGCAGGGCCGATGCTTCAGTGACTGAAAGTGTGCATTTTGCCCAGTAACCCACCACAGATGAGGTGAGT from Physeter macrocephalus isolate SW-GA chromosome 2, ASM283717v5, whole genome shotgun sequence encodes the following:
- the FLACC1 gene encoding flagellum-associated coiled-coil domain-containing protein 1, producing MKIHLGKQEESNKLPCEVINVSPGYRFVQNREQISVTLGDEMSDRKKHSESENMGKVRISRTAIITDLEEQISELTAIIEQMNRDHCSAQTLLSNDMDLRCAEMQKNFESKRRYFEETPAAQFSELEKNYKAALKAEKLAAQDKLGTVGTWENDPDEGVEADPADPGQRNSYGHGWTLARLSRFPSPAQEEQELLKQHERDTLQLEELRKTKEVIEEELHAQALILESLNTTLYQTQMELQREVTMVANLEKTLQTKLAEAEENFKYTIQHLTEENIHLRYE